aataaaaagactcCCAATACCCAACGGAGTTcccattttcagttttcaattttcaaatctctctctctctctctctctgtgagtCTGAATTTGagtcgaagaagaagaagaaagatttctctctctctctgcgtgAAAGAGCAACAATCGGCTGACGTCTCCATCTTCCTTGATCGCTTGGAGTTCTCGCTCCAACTCAAGCACAAACGGAAACCCTAGAATTCAATCGAAGCCGAACAAGAATTTCTGATCTCCAAGTTGTCACAGCGAAAGAgggatttttgtttgtttgtttgtcaattagggtttcctttcTTTGAGAGATCCAAAGCCCTTTCCTTGAGAGATCCAAAGCCCCAAAGGTGCTTGTAAATTGCTTACTATTACTATTAATCAAACCCCAATTTTGTATTTCTTGAAGCATACCCACTTTTAGGGTTTTCATTATACCTCTATAtctctttgtaatttttctatCAATTTGACTACTGATAATAGTTGTACCCTTTTTATATGTATctggctttttaattttgtctgtAATTCTTGAATATACGCCAAGCGAATTGTATTATATTGTTGTGGCCACAGGGTTTTTTCATGAAATTAATGAATGTTGATTGAATTTTTCTGccgattgttaaatttttttcgatattcagtatttttttcttcttcttatttcttgtTTGGGTAAATTTTAGTTACTATAATATTGTAAAGAGAGACATTCATAATGGCAATGCTCAAATTGAATCAACTGCCACAACCGCCGCCTAGGATTGGAATGTGGGAACCGATTTCGACTGCTCAGCCTGCTGAATTGGATATGAGTAGGACCCGGGAATTACAGAAGTTTATGGAGGACGCAGGGTTATACGAGAGTGGTGAAGAATCTCTGAAAAGGCAGGAGGTGCTGGGGAGGTTGGACCAAATTGTGAAAGCATGGGTCAAAAAGGTTACTGAGGCTAAGGGGTATAATGAGGAGGTGGTGGAAGAGGCCAATGCTGTTATCTTTACATTTGGGTCTTATCGGTTGGGTGTGAACGGCCCTGGTGCAGATATTGACACGCTGTGTGTTGGGCCGAGGCATGTTACTCGCGAGGAAGATTTCTTTGGTGAGCTTCAGAGGATGCTGGCTGAGTTGCCTGAAGTACAAGAGTTGCATCCTGTCCCTGATGCTTATGTTCCTGTCATGAGGTTTAAGTTCGATGGGGTTTCCATTGATCTTCTTTATGCAAAGTTGGGGTTGTGGGTTATTCCTGATGATTTGGATCTTTCTGTGCCAACTTTGCTGCAAGATTTGGATGAGAAGAGTGTGCGTAGTCTTAATGGGTCTAGAGTTACTGATAAGATCTTGCATATGGTTCCTAATGTCCAGAATTTTCAGATGACATTAAGATGCATAAAATATTGGGCTAAACAGTGTGGCGTTTATTCGAATGTTGCAGGGTTTCTGGGTGGTATAAATTGGGCGATTCTGGTTGCTCGGATATGCCAGTTGTACCCAACTGCACTGCCTAGTTTGTTGGTTTCTCGGTTTTTCAAGCTGTATAGCCAATGGCGGTGGCCTAATCCTGTTTTGCTATGTCCCATTGAAGGAGGATCTTTGGTGCTTCCGTCTTGGGATCCTAGAAGAAATTTCAGAGACAGGAACGATTTAATGCCCATAATCACACCGGTATATCCTTGCATCAACTCCAGTTACAATGTGTCTTCAAGTACACTGTGTATTATGCAGCAAGAATTTCAGAGGGGAAACAATATTTGTGAGGCAATGGATGCAAGTGTGACTGGCTGGAATACTCTTTTTGAgcgttttcttttctttgaagcATATAAGAACTATCTGCAGATTGATATTACTGCTCGGAAGGATGTTGATTTAATGAATTGGCAAGGATGGGTTGAATCTCGGCTTCGTTTGCTGACTTCAAAGATTGAGAAAGATACAAGAGGGATGCTACAGTGCCACCCACATCCTGGTGAATGTTTGGACAAATCCAAACGATTCCATCGTTGTTATTTTATGGGCTTGCAGCGGAAACCAGGGGTTTGTGCTCAGGAAGGTGGACCGTTTGATATAAGGTTTACTGTTGAGGAATTTAAGAACATGGCGGGGATGTACACCTATAAAAAGCCTGGGATGTGGATTGGCGTATGTCACATAAAACGCAATAATATTCCGCTGTTTGTCTTTCCTGGTGGAGTTAGGCCTGCTCGTCCAAAGAGAGAAGCCAGGGAAAATGGTGCTGCTGCTGAAGTTAACGAAGCTGGTGatggaaagaagagaaaaatagatgAATCTATCACATGCCATAAGTTGAGAAAATTTGATTCTGTGGCAGGGACTAAGAATATACCTTTGGCAGTGGAGGCTAAATTAGAGGATAGTTCAATCACTGCAAGATGTCCTATTGAGGATTGTTCACAAAGTTGTCTAGGAAATGAAGGGTCTTTCAAATTTAGCCCACCAGTGGGAGCTTCATCTTCTGTCAGTGGTTCATCAAGCTCTACCGCAGATGTGATCCTTGTTTCTGATATTGTTCCTGCTCCATCTGTGTGCCAGCAAGGTTCTTCTGAAGAACATGACAGATTTCAAGATGATGCACGATCAATGGGTgaagtccaaaaaaattttggtgaaGGAACAAGGGTCGAGAGTGAAGGGGTACGGCAAGGAGTGGCTACAGGGAGAGATTGCTCTACTATCTTCAGGAATGATGCAGGGGTAGAGGAACTTGAGCCTACTGCACCATCCTCTAATGTAGTACCTGCTTCATACGGTGCCCAGAAGCCACTTATCAAGTTTAATTTTACTTCTCTGGTTAGAGCAAACAGCTAGAGCAATACACTAAAATTAACTTGTCTTGAAAGTTTTTTTCAAGGAATGAATTCTTTATAGAGTTTCAGAcctcatcctttttttttttccctccattgATGACATCTGCAAAGATGggctttgtattttttcttattttttggaggTGGCCTGGTTGCTATAGTAGAAGTTTGCAGTTTACAACACAGGCTTCTTTCCTTTACAGACCTCTTgtattgaaattaatttttagtgaaTGAATTCAGTTTTAGAGATTCtgactcctctctctctttctctctctctctctctcaacatgTGCTGTTTCTTTCCCTCCCTTCGATATATACATTTGTTGAGGTGGAAGTTGTTGGTGATAATAATGGTGATTGTGTTTTGTAATAGATCTGCTTCAATTTGGCTATTGAGAGTATTAATAATTGAATTTGGACAATTGAAAGCTGGTTACTTATTGAATTCTCAATTCTGCGATTTCATTCTTGAGAAATGTTTTCATGAAGCTTCTTGAACGTTAATTCTGAATGTACACAGAATCAAATTGGTTTGCATGGCAATTAGGTGATCTGTGTACGTTTAGAAAAAATCTACTCTTGTGCATTTTTTGCCCAGTTGTCTTAACTTGGATTACTTATAGATATTTCCCCAATCTGCTTTACATAAATTgcataccaaacaccagaaaacattctcaagcgcattttcaaggtcgttaccaaacactggaaaataagacagttttctagaaaatgctttttggaaaatgaaccattttccagaaaatgttaatactgaaacaaacagagcgtaagaaaatgaattgaatggtatggaaaattgaaaattgaatacAAGTAAAgcatactatttttttctggaATTTCATAATCAATGGGAATTGGAAACTACTTTCAAATCCTGTTAGTCTGGTCCTTTATAGTTAACAAGATGTGGCGGTAGGTTATCTTctattttcctcctttttctgGCAAATGGGGAAAAACTATAGTGTCAGCCATGAGGGTGTTCAAGAACTAGTGTGAAGCCGCTTGTTGcgtgtgataatttttttaggtggtctcattaaagttattttttgcaatttggactaatttaataaataataatgtattttataatccatattttcatttattataggaataataacaaatataatataaataatttatgtcgtaccaaaatgaaaacaatacaatttttttttcaagaattcaAAAGGCATGTTATCAAAAATACTACAATCCAAGGAAAACTAGGTGCACAAccttcccattttttttctcattagaTTTCATTTGAACCATTTAGTTCTGTTGTGTCGTAATAGAGGCACGAAAGTCTTTTTAAATGCAATAAACTCAAAGTGGACTAATTCATTAATTGAATTCAAATGGGCCCTTTAAACTAAACGGTAGAGTCACGCTCTTTAAACTAAGAATAAAGGCATAAGTCATTGGTTAAAATTCGAGATAGGGCTTTTCTATTTTCCACGAAACTCCTGTCTTAGACTTCATTTTTCAGCAGAGAATatagatatgaaaaaaaaaaggtaacccCTTGGCcttaattttttagtaaaagtttaaaactaattttttctgCACTAccatccaaaacaccaaaaaatgtatctaaaaaatttaataaaacttaacaaaactacaattaaaaaaaaaaaaaaaaagaaagggaaaaaaaacccCACACCAAAGTCAAACTCATTCTCCCAAATAAATAGAACATGTTAGATGTGATGTGATCAAGCCAAATATCTAATgcataatcaaattcaaaattttcaataaggCTTTGAAATCACACAATAGAAATATGTGGTTGTTCCCGAGCGAAAATGCTGGTAGTAACTTTATACATGATGATTGTAACTCTTTTTtccttaacaatatataaataaataaaaaatcaagagtaCAATtccaaagggaaaaaattgagaattttttttttgaaaaaagaagatttaaaaaagaaaagaaaaagtattgtGTAAATACTATCATAATCTAATCTAACATTTAATCCAacatttgaataataaatagataaataaataattttaaccaaaatattaaatttgttttcttaaaaatattagaGAATACACTAATAATATAAGGAAGAGGAAGAGcaatataaaatattcgtaaacacttaaaacaattaCTCAAGCATCTTGAAACATCATATAACAAAGACGTAATAATTTGCTGctaatttgttaaacaaaatatttacaaatagtGAAAGAAAATTGTAAAGACCTTCTTTTTCAACTGTACAAACTGTTCTTCATTATATTGTCCACACCATCCTattgttttccaaataaactaaaatttgacaacaatacaaaatttgacatattataatatgatttttttcccaaatcGAGTCAACAAAAACACAATTGATTAAGAGCATttagtattgtaaataaaataataataaaaatacttatATCAAGGAACACATGTGAATTTGTCAATAATAGGATAATAGAGGTACAAACTTGATCTAGTAGGAGATCTATAACACACTTGATTCAGACCCCTCTTGTGGGGCAATTGTTAGGTTTTATCTTTTCAACAATCAGTGATTAAGTAAGACTTGTAAATGCCTTTTTAAagaccatttttaaaaaaatgattttttattcttcattaattttaattttcagttataaacataaattaaagtagatgaaatGTAAATGCgaaattatatgtaaagttaaaactgcctaagatgaatttgtaaagtcaatatatttatatatttaatattataaaaaaattaaaggtaaaaaatgaataagaaaTAGAATAATGATGTCACCAATAACGTGGCAGATGAGGTGACTCAATTGGAGTATAGTAActgtaaggactgaaattgtATTGGTCCCAAAACCGGATTGGGCTCAAACGCTAACGGCccatacaataaatttgtagagcgtggatagaagaactagatttatcccaaaagaaaaacgatCATACTTAACGATTCAAGACGGTTTGACACAAATGAGATTAGCAAATTTATCCTCGAAACAAACTAAGTTATTTGTTTCATATGGTTTTCTTCAAGACAGAAGTTGTACAAGAGTTCCAATCTCCCCTCTCAGTGCATTCTTTTGGGTTATATATTGCAATCTTGGTACCAtccttaccacacacgtgtaggttagattcggggGACTCCTTCCTGTCTCATCTAGCACCTCCTAGAACTATCAACCAGTaactgtaaggctgcttgatcactgttcaggcatcatttccatattaatgcggctagagagttggttgaaagacatttaatgcggaggtagtagtttttgaagatatttgtttacctttcttttcttatcctTGGTCCAATGTCCCATCCTTAGTTGTGGTGTAACTCTGAAGTAAGTCTGTGATGATATGGCACTCAGATTTACCTCGGACACACGTTGTCGAGAAGGCTTTTGTCCTCAGACACTTATTGAACCCATCTCACATTGTCTCTACTTCTCTCTTAACTTTATTCTCCTCATAGCCTTATTTAGGCCTCTTCGGATGGTCTAATGTCCTCGGATAGGGTCATAGGCCCAGTTAATACTGCTTTTAACAATACTTCCTaattaactggcccccacagTAGCAATAAATGTTAcacttcattttttaaatatatataaatttggttaaaaataatcgAATACAAGTGATTTATGTAGAAGTAATTGTCCAATAATAAGTTACTTCAATAGAATATGTCAAAAATTTTCATGGTTTAGAAACTGGACTAGACTGATCGATTGAACTGTTTTAACTAGGAATCGGAAACAAAACTGGTCTGGTAAAAACCGATAGTTCAACTGTGAAAACTACATGTTCAATCGGTAAAAATTGAGAACTGGACCCATTTTCAGTTCTTTGAACGTTcagttttttaaaatcatagAAATTGTGTTTTTAGACTTTTTGATATATACTATACACTGAATTTCTACTCTTATATGATGTAGAACAGACCGCCATGGCCTTCCCAGACTTTCACGCGTGCTTGAAATCATCATGCAAGGCAAAAATGTACTAATAGAAATCATGGGTTTCAGAGTtagaattgcatgaaatttggcaggGTTAAGTGAAATGGCCTTCTGGTAATAATTATGGCTTTGCCATAAGGTACCCCTTAGAAATGGCAAATTCCTTCATTTAGGCTCGAAAATTGCAATTTTGCTGTTTATAGTAACTTTTGTTtacttaataacttttttgctcaaaatttaGAATAAGGTCTTGCTTGTTTTGAGACGATCCTTAAGGTCAATAGTTTATGATTTTACATTTAACTCAAATTtgccatttttggtaaatttcggTATTTTGTTACCTAATCGCGTAATTAGtgtgaattagggttttagacgtatttatatgttttgtagctGTCAGAGGCAGATCagattattatcaataaaatgaCAGAGTTTTTCTCTAGTGGATTCCAGTTTATCTTCTTGTGGATTTAAGGAACCCCTCGTGGACTCAAGGTTTACAACCTAGGAACTAACAATTTAATTTATGTCCATCAAAGAGAGCATCATGTGTGCTTTCTTCAGATTTCTGCAACATCATTATGAGTGCCTAAAATCACGTACAATGTATCCTTAGATCCTAGTTGCCAACCACTAGATAATTACTCTTGTTTCAAGtgttggttttgtatttttcattaaagagagtctataaacacaaaaaaatttcacattcaCTTATATGACAAATGGAtaatagtaagtaaaaaagtgatgtcagtAGTAAATTTAAATAAGAACTAATAAAATCTTGCAAACtcaattattgcaaaaaatattatgattttattaGTGTATATAGCATTGCTcttcaataaaataacattagtatACAACCATAATTTACTTAAAGAATAATTCTAACGACACATTTAATTACACgtttaatttcataatttactGACTCATGCAACTTTGAGTGTTGGTCATTTTCTACTCAAATATACCTATTACTTTTCGTCGACCACACGTAATTACACAAGTGAAGCAAGTTATGGAAATTGGGCGTGCCCATGCATGTATCCcattacttaaagaaaaaaaaaaaaaaaaaactcaacatcCTAGAGGCTAGAATAGTTACTACGATGCCAGGCTGACACGTGTGAAAAATTGTCTAGTTACACGAAGCTAGGCCTTCTAGTTAGGAACCAACTGATCCCACATCGTCTAGTTACACGAAGCTATCTAAGTTTATAAGCAGGAGCGAGAGTACTAGGCTTGTCCCTTCGGGGACATCCGATAAAATTGGAACGATACAGAGAAGATTAGCATGGCCCCTGCGCAAGGATGACACGCATAAATCGAGAAATggtccaaatttttttctttacccaAAATTTCCCAAACCCATTTGTGAATTCTTCCATGGCTTCGTTCTTTTACACTTTCTCCATCTTCACATACGTTTTGGAGTCTTTCTCAACAGGTAAGCCCACACTTTTGGATCATTTTCgagggtttcttttctcttcgCCTCTATTTGATATCAGTGCATATTGATATTTAGGgaaattttgaatctttgatagtTTTGGTGGTTGACTTGGAATTATCATAATCATATCCCAGATTTTCATTGAATTACATTCGCTTCGTTAGAGCTTATTTTCACTGGTGTAATAAAGTTTGGTTGTTAGAATGCATAATATtctctaaatttaaaaacatgGGTATTGTGTAATGCTGAATGGTTGCCAAGATTGTCTCAATTGCTGCTTTGCCTTCAGAAACTGAGTAATGTTTGGAGTTTATGCATTTCACTACCCCTGTGAGTTGTGACACAACATTCCTGGTGTGGAGATTGCATATGACTTGGCTCCCCATTTAGTAAATTTCACTTGCTGGAGTTTTTGAGAAATGCAAGTCCCACCTCAAATCCACTGTTCACTTACAGACAGGTAGCCTGCATTTGAAATGgcaaattttagttttcaatgGCCAGCTaagattttaaatgaatttttcagCTTCCTAAACATCTGTTTGGTAAGTTGTTGTTTGATGGCATTTTCATACTTTAGGTAGTCAATGTGTCAGTCTAAGCTCCGCAGTCTGCACAAATCGAGAAATggtccaaatttttttctttccctaatCCTTGGGTAAATTCTGCTTCACTGTCTTCTTCGTTCTTTTTGCACTTTCTGCTTCTTTACATGCGTTTTGGAGTCTTGCTCAACAGGTTAGCCGAGACTTctgctcataattcttttagagagagtttgaatcTTTGATAGTCGTTATACTTCAATATTAAAGctttaaaatagaaattttttttagaactgtTGAAGCTTATTAATATTTCACACCTTCTGGATTTGCTATAGTTTTGGTGGTTGACTTAGATATTACCACAATTATATTCCAGATTTTCGTTGAATTACATTTGCTGAGTTAGAGCTTCTCTTCACTGTTGTAATAAAGTTGGCTGTTAAATctcataaaatgataaaattctttaaatttagaACATTGGTAAAGCTGCAAAtgttaaactacaaaaattttatctaattattGTGTAATCATGACATGAGAGCAAAAATAAAACCCCAATTTGCATTTTTGGCCTAAGTACAGAAACAGAGGGAATGATGACATTATTGATCATTGGCCCGTAAAACACATGATCACTTCTCTGgctttcattgaaatttgaaattaagcAAACTGAAGGATGGAGTTACTCTGCCTTGAATGTCATAGAGTGACCATAGGCTAAGCCATTGCCATAGCTTGTCATTGTCCAATGCTGGATGGTTGTCATTGCTTGGGTCCACACTGTGAAATTTCCAAAATACAAAGCCATTAGTGCCCCCCCCACTAGGAACTCGAGAGTCCAGGGTATAGGTTAAACCCTTTGTGAGAATTGGGGTTGTTTAGGATGCCAAAGTGAGCACCCAAGATAGTCTCAACTGTTGCTTTGCCTTCAAAAACTTACTAATGTTTGGAGTTTATGCATTTCACTACCCCTGTGACAGAACATAGCAATATTTAGTATTAAGTGACCACCTAAGGTTAATATAAACTTTTATGTTATCTAAACATCCGTTTGGGATGTTCTAGTTGATGGTGTTTTCATAGGTAGTCAATGTCAATCTAAGCTCTTCACAATTCATTGGTGCCACTGGTGCTGCAGGTGGTTTTAGTGTGTGAGCTCCATTTGGGCATAGATATAAGTTTCATAGGTACAATCGAACTCTCTTGGCTAGAAGTTTCATATGTACAATTGCTTGTTCTTACTATCACGCTCTACTTTAGTCGGTTGTTTTTGTAGCTGAAGTGGTGCATTCATTTTAAGAAGCTACTGAAGAAATATTTTGACAAAGCTGAGGACATCAATTAGGCAAAATTTGTCAACAACTTGaagataaaaaaggaaaaagaaaaaagaaaaagaagttaatTTGGTCATAACTTGGAGTGGATTTGCTTGTAAATGTTcattatgttgatgatattgatGAAGGTGTGATGTGCCATATTTCCTCAGATAATTTAAgattatgattttctttttgaatgaggaagaaaatatgatgatagttttttttacatatatgaatgcagaaagaaaatataagatCCCTTGCCATCCTGTAGATAGAGCAACCTTTCCAGAGTTTTAGCGATTTGGCGAGGAATTTATCCACCGCAGGTTTGTTCAATACTGTGGAATTAGTCTCTCTTGATATGGTTCAAATTTCAGTTAAAATGAGCCCCTTCCATCCCAGCTCGTAAAGTAGTTGCACATTACCTTCCCCTGATGTCCTTAAAAGGAGAAAACCTCAGATTCTTAAGATGTTGAAGCATTTTCAGCAGTAAGattattggaaatttggaaCAATTTTCACCCCCTGGAGCAAGGTTGAACTTAATTATGTAAGGTTATGGTCCATGTAATTCCTGTTGGCTTTGTAAATCTGGTTGATTTTGCCACCATTTCCTACTTTGTGGCATTGCCATTTCTTAACAATGAAGTGTTGGAATCTACAGCTGTGTGCCAATGAGCACTGGTTATGGTTTTTATTTGTTCTGAAGCAAGAATGAAATGATGATTTTTGCAGCCATATTTGTGGGAGAAAATTCAAAGTCTGGATTATCAAATAGATAGTTGaagaaaaattgtgattttgtaTTTAACTTCTCTTAATCCTAGATAGAATTCACTTGTGAAGTTGAAGGAAGATGTAGGTTAAAAATATTTGCTTATGGGTGGCTTTGCTATGAAAGAGGAATGGATACTAACGGGTGATCAATATAGTTGAGGAGATTAGGAGGTTGAGAAAGGATCAGAGTGGTtcgtttcaactttcaaatggGTTTGTAGGGGAAAGCCTCTTGAGTTGGGTATGTGGGCTCTGCGTATGGGGTTTGAGGGGTTTCTGAGCTCAATTGCTTAGCCTTTTGTTACGGTAGATGCTTTTAGGCAGGACTGTTCGTATCATTCTTTTGTAATTATCTTGGTTTATGttcggtaattttttttctgtttggggaaaaaagaggaaaaaagaaatggatATCGTAGATTAGAATGGAGGAAAAGCCTAAGTTTTGGGTTGCTCTAAGCCATTTGAAACGAATATTGTGCCTCCAATAATGATGTGAAATTCAATAATTTGGATCTCCTCCAAAACTAATTTTGAGGCATTACATATTTCCCTACGGTAATCACGAGCAATATGTATTCTTATTCATGGGAGATAGATAAATAGTGGAGAGGTGGAGGTGGGTTGGAATTACATATATGGGGGAATCAcaaaagaagatattattattgaattatcaCTTGATTGGTTGAATCTCATGTGAACTCTTAATCCTATATATTAACCAAAGAACTCTTAAATGGTCTAGGGACGACTTTTGCCACAATTTTGTTGatagtgaaaaaagaaaaaggaaagatagGTCT
This genomic stretch from Quercus lobata isolate SW786 chromosome 3, ValleyOak3.0 Primary Assembly, whole genome shotgun sequence harbors:
- the LOC115982210 gene encoding nuclear poly(A) polymerase 1-like, yielding MAMLKLNQLPQPPPRIGMWEPISTAQPAELDMSRTRELQKFMEDAGLYESGEESLKRQEVLGRLDQIVKAWVKKVTEAKGYNEEVVEEANAVIFTFGSYRLGVNGPGADIDTLCVGPRHVTREEDFFGELQRMLAELPEVQELHPVPDAYVPVMRFKFDGVSIDLLYAKLGLWVIPDDLDLSVPTLLQDLDEKSVRSLNGSRVTDKILHMVPNVQNFQMTLRCIKYWAKQCGVYSNVAGFLGGINWAILVARICQLYPTALPSLLVSRFFKLYSQWRWPNPVLLCPIEGGSLVLPSWDPRRNFRDRNDLMPIITPVYPCINSSYNVSSSTLCIMQQEFQRGNNICEAMDASVTGWNTLFERFLFFEAYKNYLQIDITARKDVDLMNWQGWVESRLRLLTSKIEKDTRGMLQCHPHPGECLDKSKRFHRCYFMGLQRKPGVCAQEGGPFDIRFTVEEFKNMAGMYTYKKPGMWIGVCHIKRNNIPLFVFPGGVRPARPKREARENGAAAEVNEAGDGKKRKIDESITCHKLRKFDSVAGTKNIPLAVEAKLEDSSITARCPIEDCSQSCLGNEGSFKFSPPVGASSSVSGSSSSTADVILVSDIVPAPSVCQQGSSEEHDRFQDDARSMGEVQKNFGEGTRVESEGVRQGVATGRDCSTIFRNDAGVEELEPTAPSSNVVPASYGAQKPLIKFNFTSLVRANS